CAGAACTTTTTTCAAATTCAGTGACCCAGTCATATCCTTTGTCTGTTTCACCACGTTCAATGTACCCCGGCCAAGCAACGATGGAAACTTCTCCTTCGCCTTGTCCGATTTCGGAAACCTTAGTTTCTTTTTTGCCGCAGGCAATCGTGAATGCGATTGCGAGAACTGCAACAGAAGAAATCACTCGTTTGTATGAATCGAATTTCATAAACCTATGTGCTCCTGGTTTTACTTATGTCAGGAATTAGATACCAACGATTCAAAATTAAGCAACCACTTCCTAGGTTTTCAAAAAAAAGGTAGGAATTTTTCTGCCGTGGGATTTCGATGAAAGCACAGGTTTCGTATGAAATACATCAAAGACAAAGACCTTTTCCGACAAGAAAACTTCATAGGTGGGGTTTGGTGCCCTGCAGAAAACAAAAAAGAAATTTTAGTGCATAACCCTGCAAACGGTGAAGTCATTGGAAACATTCCTCATTCAACAGAGAATGATACGGCAAATGCCATCCTATCTGCAAAAAAAGCACTCTCTGATTGGAAATCAAGGCCTGCAAAAGAAAGGGCAGGAATATTACGCAAATGGTTCCAACTTTTGATGGACAACCAAGAAGACCTAGCTCTCATCATGACCCAAGAACAAGGTAAGCCCCTAACGGAAGCTAGGGGAGAGATTGCTTACGCAGCATCTTATATCGAATGGTTCGGCGAAGAAGCAAAACGTTCTTATGGGGATATCATTCCATCTCACAGAAAAGATACAAGAATCCTTGTATTAAAAGAACCTATCGGTGTGGTGGGGACCATTACACCATGGAATTTTCCAGCAGCCATGCTTGCCAGAAAAGTGGCACCGGCCCTGGCCGCAGGTTGCACTGTTGTGTCAAAACCGGCGGAACTCACACCCTACTCTGCACTAGCAATGGCAGTTCTCGCGGAAAGAGCAGGACTCCCCAAAGGCGTATGGAATGTGTTAGTGGGTGATCCAATTAAAATTGGAAAAACCATTTTAGAAAGTAAAGAAGTTCGTAAACTGAGTTTTACTGGTTCCACAAAAACTGGGATCTATTTAATGGAAAAATCCGCGGCCACTTTAAAAAAACTTTCACTCGAGTTAGGTGGGAATGCACCATTTATAGTCTTTGAAGATGCAGACATGGACGAGGCCATCAAAGGCGCCATGTTATCCAAATATAGAAACACAGGACAAACTTGTGTTTGTGTGAATCGTTTTCTAGTACATGCCTCCGTTGCTGAAGTGTTTTCTAAAAAATTAGCAGAGAAAGCTAAGGAACTTGTGGTCGCCAATGGAATGGAACCAAATGCACAACAAGGCCCGCTGATAAACGATGCAGCTCTCACAAAAGTGAAATCACATATTGCTGATGCCATTTCCAAAGGTGCAAAAGTTCTCACAGGTGGGAAGGAACACAGTCTTGGTGGGAATTTTTTTGAACCCACCGTACTTTATCCGGTAAATTCATCCATGGTTGTCACAAAAGAAGAAACCTTTGGACCAGTTTCATGCATCCAAACCTTTCAAACAGAAGAAGAAGCCATCCAATTGGCCAACGACACTGACTTTGGACTCGCTTCCTATTTGTATACAAAAGATATGGCTCGCATTTTTAGAGTCGCCGAACAACTAGAATACGGAATGGTGGGAATTAACGAAGGACTCATATCTTCAGAACAAGTTCCTTTCGGTGGTGTCAAATTTTCAGGAATGGGACGCGAAGGTTCTAAATACGGACTCGATGATTATACAGTAACCAAATATCTCTGCCTCGGAGGAATCACATGACGGGCAATCAAAAACAAACAAACCAAACTCTATGGGAAAGAAGACTGGCAAACGTGCCACGAGGTGTCACAACCGCCTATCCAGTGTTTGCTGAAAAGGCAAAAAATGCAGAAATTTGGGATATCGAAGGAAAACGGTTCATTGACTTTGGGGGTGGAATTGGTGTCCAAAACACAGGTCACTGCCATCCGAAAGTGGTTGCTGCCATCCACAAACAAGTGGACCAAGTGCTTCACACTGCTTTCCAAATTATGCCTTATGAACCTTATATCGTTCTCGCTGAAAAACTAAATGCAAAAGCACCGATTGAGGGAGGAGCCAAAACTATACTTTTTTCTTCCGGCGCCGAAGCACTTGAAAATGCCGTGAAAATTGCAAGAGCAGCTACAGGACGACCAGGAATCATTAGTTTTCTTGGTGGATTTCATGGTAGAACCATGATGGCCCTTGCCCTCACAGGGAAAGTGGTTCCTTATAAAAAAGGTTTTGGACCCTTTGCCAGTGATGTTTATCACATTCCTTTTCCAATGGAATACCATGGTGTGACAGAAGATGATTCTATCAAAGCTCTAAACAATTTGTTTAAAGCAGACATTGATCCTTCTCGAGTGGCAGCCATCGCCATCGAACCCGTGCAAGGTGAAGGTGGTTTTTATATTGCTTCTCCGAGTTTCCTTAAAAAACTGAGAGCCATTTGTGATGAACATGGAATCCTTCTCATCGCTGATGAAGTACAATCCGGGTTTGCAAGAACAGGAAAACTGTTTGCGATCGAACATTCGGGAGTCAAACCAGATCTCATCACTACGGCAAAAT
The nucleotide sequence above comes from Leptospira harrisiae. Encoded proteins:
- a CDS encoding NAD-dependent succinate-semialdehyde dehydrogenase, translated to MKYIKDKDLFRQENFIGGVWCPAENKKEILVHNPANGEVIGNIPHSTENDTANAILSAKKALSDWKSRPAKERAGILRKWFQLLMDNQEDLALIMTQEQGKPLTEARGEIAYAASYIEWFGEEAKRSYGDIIPSHRKDTRILVLKEPIGVVGTITPWNFPAAMLARKVAPALAAGCTVVSKPAELTPYSALAMAVLAERAGLPKGVWNVLVGDPIKIGKTILESKEVRKLSFTGSTKTGIYLMEKSAATLKKLSLELGGNAPFIVFEDADMDEAIKGAMLSKYRNTGQTCVCVNRFLVHASVAEVFSKKLAEKAKELVVANGMEPNAQQGPLINDAALTKVKSHIADAISKGAKVLTGGKEHSLGGNFFEPTVLYPVNSSMVVTKEETFGPVSCIQTFQTEEEAIQLANDTDFGLASYLYTKDMARIFRVAEQLEYGMVGINEGLISSEQVPFGGVKFSGMGREGSKYGLDDYTVTKYLCLGGIT
- the gabT gene encoding 4-aminobutyrate--2-oxoglutarate transaminase → MTGNQKQTNQTLWERRLANVPRGVTTAYPVFAEKAKNAEIWDIEGKRFIDFGGGIGVQNTGHCHPKVVAAIHKQVDQVLHTAFQIMPYEPYIVLAEKLNAKAPIEGGAKTILFSSGAEALENAVKIARAATGRPGIISFLGGFHGRTMMALALTGKVVPYKKGFGPFASDVYHIPFPMEYHGVTEDDSIKALNNLFKADIDPSRVAAIAIEPVQGEGGFYIASPSFLKKLRAICDEHGILLIADEVQSGFARTGKLFAIEHSGVKPDLITTAKSLAAGMPLSAVIGKTSIMDAVEPGGLGGTYAGNPVACAAGIAVMDLIEEEGILEKSVKLGKLLISELNEIKKSYPHIGEIRGLGAMVAFELVENGDANKPSADLAKKLTAKALEHGLVLLSCGVYGNVIRILVPITAEDSIVKEGLSIITKSLKEI